ATGCATCTGAGTATGCTGTACAAGCACCTACCTGCCGCATCTCCTTTCTGCTCCTCCAAAAAAATTTAACCTTGACGTGGTGACAGGGATTGAAAAGGCTTTGATCGCTCAGCTTTTAGATGACTTGTTCAAAAGTGtcttcagatcaacatttgctatGAATGTGCCTGTTGTAACATGGATTAGTTCCAGCTCCAATAACATCCATCATCTTTCTTTTTATCTATGTTCCCACTCTCACCTATGggcatgagctttgggtcatgactgaaagaatgagatcgcggatacaggcagctgaaatgagtttcctccgtagggtagctggactcaccctaagtgatagggtgaggagctcagccatccgggaggggctcagaggggcttctccttcacatcgagaggagtcagttgaggtggctcgggcatctagtccggatgcctcccggacgcctccctggtgaggtgttccgggcatgcccagccgggaaaaggccccggggcagacctaggacacgctggagggactatgtctcacagctggcctgggaacgccttggtgtcctcctggtggagctggaggtggtggccagggaccgggaagtctgggcttccctactaagactgctgcccccgcgacctggacccggataagcggaggaaaatggatggatggatggatctttcTTTTTGAAGAAGACAGCTAATAAGCTaaatcagtggttcccaaactttttatgGCCGCAtagcccttcagacatttgacctgaagcaaTGTACCCTTCTCCTGCACACTTAAGAAATATAAAGGGttttaaaatctaaattaacttgaaatattgtcCATATTTAATTGGTTAATTAGTTTTATCGTAATTCCAGGTCAAAATGTTTATTCTGCATGGTCACATTTTGATTCTGCATGTATTCAGGCTTAAAAGACAAGGGTCTGGTTCCTCATTTGTCCAAAAGTAGTCGTCCATCATTAGTAACAATACAGACATGCTGCTATGTTGACAGGCGTAGCGTTAGCTCCTATCGGCTATTTGAAATCGATGTGCCTGGGAAAGACATTCtggttatgtttttaaaataaagatttctgatattggcttttttgccgataaCTGATTTGACGAtcttgtccaactctcaatttcacctgatatcaactgataccgatatgtgtaacatcacatatatatatatttttaattaaaattgtatCAATACTCTAAAATGAGTACAGTTGTACTGTTGGCTACTTACGATTCTGACTGCAGATGTAAGTGAAATTCTATAAATGTAACTCCATCAGACTGTATAATAATGATTGAAATGAACGATGATAAATGTAAATAACAGTGCGTGTAGTTGAATGTGATAACAATGTGTAGTGGCTCAGGGGATTCATTATTGGATGACATAACATACATAGATCCTGGACCTTAGTTTCGTCTGGAGCAGTCTAACTCCAAGGAATAAGTCACCATGGTAACTTATGGCGAACATATTTTACTTTCCAATATGTCCAGTTTTTGTGCAACAAGACTGTGGGTAAATTGAGCCAGGTTAACCTAGATATCCAGGCTATTAATTAATTGTGTTGATGTTCACAATTACAGTGTTTGTGAATACAACTTGTGAGTGTGGATAATGAGGAAGTGTGGTTGTTCCTTGTGTGATGAGCAATGGAGAAATGTTTAAGAAATGAGTTTAAGAAATGGTGCTGGAACTGAGCACTGCCGTTGGCCCATTGAAGTCCATCAGATGTTAGGATGCTACATGACAATGACCATGTGTTACAGCCTGTTGCAgcttgatgtacattgcttgttttgtttttgcaggtcGTAGCTTGCAACATCAGCATTATAACAATAGGACAATAGAATGTAGGCCAAATTTATAAGGATTCAACAGACTAACCTCTAACCTCTACAGGATACCTGGACCAGGGCATCATAATCAAAGACTTAAATCAGCTCAAGAAGCGCTACCTTCACTCAAAACGTTTTTTAAGGGATCTGGTGTCCCTGCTGCCCACTGACTTGTTCTACTTGGTTTTTGGCATCGAAACGCCCATGGTGAGAATAAACCGTCTTCTTCGGACACCGCGACTCAATGAGGCACTCGACCGCATGGAGACAAGGACGTCTTATCCCAACACCTTCCGCATCTCCAAACTCATGATCTACATCTTTGTCCTGATTCACTGGAATGCCTGTCTCTACTTTGCACTGTCCAACTACATTGGCTTTGGGAGTGACGGCTGGGTTTACCCCAACATCACCAATCCGGTGTTTGCCTCCACGCGCCGTCAGTACTTCTACTGTTTCTGGTTCTCGGCTCAGATCTTCACCACAGTCGGCGACACTCCACTACCGAGTCGGGAAGAGGCATTCTTGTTCATGATAGCCGACCTGCTCATTGCCGTGCTGGTGTTTGCGTCAATAGTTGGCAATGTCGGCAATGTCATCACCAGTCTGAGAGACCGCGATAATGTGTTTTTCCCCAATCACGAGCTGGTAAGACTGCTTGCATTGCTGCTCTTCAGTATAAGAATTAAAAGTTTGGAATATAAGTTGCCTTTCCCCATTGCAGGTAAAAGGCTATTTGCGCAGCCATTACATCAACAAGGAGCTGAGGCAGCGTATCGACAACTGGTATCAGCACCTACACATCAACAAGAAGATCATGCGTGAGAATGAAATCCTGCAGCAGCTGCCCGTCCACCTGAGGACGGAGATTGCTGTGAGCGTTCACCTGCCCACTCTCTCCAAAGTCACTATCTTCCAGAGCTGTGAAAAGAGCCTGCTGGAGGAACTGGTGCTGAAGCTGACACCCCAGGTCAAGTGTCTGCATTCTTTGTGTGTTGTGCTTTTCATTTTCCTTTGGGTTCGAGATGATGTGATCTTTAATATTTGCTCAGTTCCTTGATGTCTTTAATGACAAGTAGTTTGGTTTCTTACATTTCTCCATTTAAATTAAGGCCATGAATTTTCATTTGCTTGCTGAAGTCAGATGCTCATTCACATAGACATTTGTTGCTGTCAGGTTTATTGTAGCAATACTCAGCTTGTTTGTTTCATGTTGGTAAACTTTAGAGTCATGCTGGTCTTCATGTTGTGTGTCTTGCAGGTGTTCAGTCCCGGAGAGTATGTTTGCAGGAAGGGAGATGTGGGCCACGAAATGTACATCATTAAAGAAGGCAAACTGGCAGTAGTTGCAGACGATGGCGTTACTGAGTTTGCTGTGCTGAGTGAAAGCAATTTCTTTGGTGAAATTAGCATTCTCAACATTAGAGGTATGTCAAAAGAATATTATGCCGCGCTTCTCACTACATTCTGAGATATTGTTGAATATTCTATCCATTTCTGTCTTTGTATTTCAGTTCATCAAGCATtaataatgtttgtattttatgaaaatgctAATGCTTTAGGTAACAAGTCGGGCAATCGCCGCACCGCTAACATCCGAAGTATCGGCTACTCTGACCTGTTCAGCTTGTCCAAAGAGGATCTGACAGACGTGCTTTCCGAGTATCCAGTAGCCAAGCGCCATTTGGAAGAGAAGGGGAGAcagatcctcaccaaaatgGGCATGCTGGATGTGGGTGGGGGGCAAGAGGAGTGCACTGTAGAGAAAGTGGAAGTGAAGATCAGCTGTCTGGAGAGCGTCCTGGACGCCATGCAAACCAAACTGGCTCGCCTTATGGCGGAGGCGGAGTCGAGCAACCGCAAGATGGAGGCCCGTGTGATGCAGCTGGAGTGGGAGGTGGCGGCTCGCCACAATCGGTCAGCAGAGGGTGAGGATGGCCACGATGAAGGGGGACAATGGCGAGGCTTGGGGGTCAGTGAAAATGTTGTGTGCGAGCGAGAGGAGGCCGAAAAGCATGGAGGCTGAGTTCTGCAAACAGGAAGAGGGAGAGGACAGTAGAAAggaatataagataagatatgcctttattcgtccctcagtgtgGAAATTTGCaggtgtgagtgagtgagcagGACGCTGGTGAAGGATATCAAAATTAGTTTTGTTTCAACTGAATAAAATATACTCAACCTTGGTTTTCAAACTTCCCTGTTTTTGtccatgcacccatccatccccTCTCTTCCGCTTATCCAAGATCGGGTCACGGTTATTTGAGTGTATAAgacactcactcattcattcattcattcattcattttctaccgcttatcctcacaagggtcgcaggggtgctggagcctatcccagctgtcttcaggcgagaggcgggctacaccctcgactggtcgccagccaatcacagggcacatatagacaaacaaccattcacactcgcattcatacctatggacaacttggagttgccaattaacctagcatgtttttggaatgtgggaggaaaacggagtacccggagaaaacccacgcatgggagaacatgc
This is a stretch of genomic DNA from Doryrhamphus excisus isolate RoL2022-K1 chromosome 9, RoL_Dexc_1.0, whole genome shotgun sequence. It encodes these proteins:
- the cnga4 gene encoding cyclic nucleotide-gated cation channel alpha-4 gives rise to the protein MILPIVYNWVIIVLRTCFTSIALSYLPVWLTLDYVSDLLYTADMLIAIRTGYLDQGIIIKDLNQLKKRYLHSKRFLRDLVSLLPTDLFYLVFGIETPMVRINRLLRTPRLNEALDRMETRTSYPNTFRISKLMIYIFVLIHWNACLYFALSNYIGFGSDGWVYPNITNPVFASTRRQYFYCFWFSAQIFTTVGDTPLPSREEAFLFMIADLLIAVLVFASIVGNVGNVITSLRDRDNVFFPNHELVKGYLRSHYINKELRQRIDNWYQHLHINKKIMRENEILQQLPVHLRTEIAVSVHLPTLSKVTIFQSCEKSLLEELVLKLTPQVFSPGEYVCRKGDVGHEMYIIKEGKLAVVADDGVTEFAVLSESNFFGEISILNIRGNKSGNRRTANIRSIGYSDLFSLSKEDLTDVLSEYPVAKRHLEEKGRQILTKMGMLDVGGGQEECTVEKVEVKISCLESVLDAMQTKLARLMAEAESSNRKMEARVMQLEWEVAARHNRSAEGEDGHDEGGQWRGLGVSENVVCEREEAEKHGG